The genome window TGCATAGATAAACAAATACAAGAACAGTATTCAGAAACAACAATATAAATATGCTAGGGGGAAAGTAACTAATCAAGCCAAAGAACAAAGTGATTGAAAGATCTTGATTTTTTCACAAACACCAATAGTTTTTATAGCTTTTGGGTTAGTGGAGTTCTTAATAGAGTTAAGATACTGTACAAGTTCAAAGGAGAATACATAGAAAGAGGGATGTCTTCCTAAATATTTGGACTTGTGAATATGAAATTTAGCCATTAAAAGTAACAAGTTAATCATATATCTGTTATCAAAATTgaattgtttttgatttttgtgcAGACCAAACAAAACATATTTCCAAAACAGTACAAAtcctttaaatatattttctgaaataaaaacacataagcTCTGCCAAAAATCTTGTACAAGGttacaaaaccaaaaaagatgTGTAGTAGATTCCTTGGAAGTTTTACAAAAGCTACAGCTTGTATCAATGTCTAATTTGAATTTGCTTTGAAGATAATCTTTAGAAGGATAAATTCTGTGTATTAATTTATAAGAAATATCTTTAATTTTGTTGGTAATTAAAAACTGATTAGGGAGTTTCCAAACTTCGTTCCACATAATACCATCTGACAGCCGGttccagaaaaaaataacatatgGTAGCGTGGTTATGGTACTCTGAAATAAAGCTCTAAtcgatttattgttgtttttagatTGCTTAGAAAAGCAAATCTTGCCAACAAAAGTTTGTATGGGAGATGTCAACGGCCTGTGGAATGAAGTGATATTAGGTTGATTCTTAAACAGCATACAAACCCCTGATGGTATTGAGCCAAATACTTTGGTATAATCATGACGATTTATAGCTAAATTGAAGTGTAAACAAAATTCTTCATAGGAGAAAAGCATACCATTTGAGTCAAATAATTGGTTGACTAAAACAATGTCATTCCTAAACCAACTATCTAAGAAGagagattttcttttaaataaaacatcctTATTATTCCAGATATAATAACTGTGTGGACTAAAGTTATGCTTGTAAATAAGGGTCCAAGCTAAAAAAGCTTGACGATGAaaacactcatgaagtttagtaacttcaggtcactgcaacaagcccaggtacagtttaccgacggatgggtgcaggaccttgaaatgcaccgtgtagaacgaaagactattgtacgtatcataagtttaccagtctcacaaatcgtcttcataaatacacattcattaacagtttattaataggacctttgagctcaacggtaatttgAGCTGGTAGTGTAACAGTGTTTATGTGGTATTATTCCACTTGCCACAAATATCAGTGTCATGGGGAAACAGCGCCctcttccccccccctctcAGTGTGGCTGGTTAGGTGAGGCTGGCTGCAGTAATCGCTGCCAGTCTGCCGTAGCCATACGAGAGGTGAGTTGTATTGTTCCGCACACAATATAGCTAAGTAGtacagacacataaaacatgtttgattaGCTGACGGGCACCGAGTGTAATAAGTGCTTAGTGGACACATGTCCAACACCAGttttatgtacttttcatttgtttattaatgtGTGAAACTGTATGCTAAAGCGGAATGCTAATGAGATGTTCTGCCGTAGTGTGCTGTGCGGAGTGGTGTGTGGCGAGCCTGTGCACTGATAATACACCGTTGTTTCCATTCAGGTACAtcatttgttgttgctgttattttattgtatattcGAAATTGTAATATTGCTGCAGTAATCGCTGCCAGTCTGCCGTAGCCATACGAGAGTGTGCTGTGCGGAGTGGTGTATGGCGAGCCTGTGCACTGATAATACACAGTTGTTTCCATTCAGGAAATAAAGTGGCAACGATCGATCAGAGACtccttgtctttttaaaaacactacacAACGCAGAGTCGAGGAGTCTGTTTGGGCCGAACTGTTGCAGCGGGATGAAGCAGAAACCGGTTACagtagcattacagaaatgtagcagtgacaataatattgtatgttgtaatcgcaatggacaattagtgatacaaaacaactgttttatcctgtgaataaaaatatatgtttttgtcaatgtaccatggtaataacagaagcgaaacgcaatattgtgtcaggacaattcactatttatgcacaataaataaaggagcatagcgtgacaatttctgttcagcgtcagacttgcttgtaacctatatcaccaattatgttaagaaaaatgacgcattaactactacaaaactctgacctttgtgggaatgcttggagcagactaacctgtgagctggagtgttctgagacgttatatttggtatatccaggccatccgtaggctcttacttcggaaacatggcttaaaaaatttctcttcaacgaagtaatccgataaaaaaaaaagatctctttacccgtcggcttcccgtggctgtcatgcgaccggttattgcagttaataatacaacagcttcttgccattttttgggtttctttttatcgctgtgtaactgagttcaattgaaagcctgcgtgcgctagtacctcttgccacaagttcccagaatcctttgcggttttatccctgaatgacgtcacatttatcctggtgggccggtctctagtcaaaatgcccgggccgattttttgtcccagtccagccttggtTAAAGGACATTCTAAAGCTTTTCTATGGATGCTGGTTTTAGTGCAATTTCAAATACCTCACCCTTTTTTCATGTTGGCATCTTGACAGCtaccactgagaccatttctgatgaggcttcagcaaaCAGTAGATGCATCAAGTGAAGGGACAGATACACCTTTCAGGTCTTGTGTCAAACCATTGCTGGACACCCACCTCCAATTTCTTAATGACCTATCTTTCAGGTACTGTTCATTTACTCCAGATATTTTTGTGAgcctgccacttcttcttttctcctctACTTGTCCAGTTTTCTCAGTGCTGAGatatgcaacttttttttttagctaattGCGTTCTGGGATTCagcttgttggtgcaaaaatactgctTTGTGCGTGTGAAACTAACAACTTTTGTAActtcagctaaagaaatgagaacaaattatgtttttattaccCGCTGCTactaacaaagtgcctaaacaTACATGTTTTCTTTGATAAACctaatatgtgtacacacaacAGTGTTTCATCCCTtgatttatgtttctttttttcatgtataaattatataataatatatgagAAAAGAAGGTTGACAAAAAATGgctaggttaaaaaaaaagaagaagactggactgaaaaggAGTAAAAAATcagccagtgtccaaagaaaagctttgaaggACCCTCAGAAAACCTGGAGAATGactgctcaagaccactttaaacaCAAATCTGAGTCGCCCCAGAGtttattacaaaataaaaataaactctcGGGTGGCTCAGGACTTTTGTACAGTACTGTAGATATTAGATATAAGAATTTAGAAACCAGGGTAGCTAAAGTATGTACacagtatatacacacacaaaaaaaaagaaacaaaaagattGTACTGTGAGGCTAAAATCAGCCTTTGCAATTGATATCCTGGATGCATCTTAGGCCTAATATGtataaataatttatattaAACACGATCATAAAAAAACATAAGACACATCTTGGGAGAAACTTGAATAACGTCTCCTGAAAAACGACATAAGCTGCAAAGTTTAATGTTTAATTCTTTCCCTTTTTCAAAGCAtcaataaaaaaagcaaaatgcaaGCCACttcaaaatgtacttttaatGTCTGCTTAAAAGGCACAGTAGGCAGCTTTgagcaggacaacaatttaacaacAAACATTACAGAATCATAAACTAAAACTTTGATCTATCATATAAAATCTAAAAAATTTGCTCcaggaacaaaatacatttgcataaaacaaataaaacacattcacaGCCGGTATAATGACATGAACACAAATAGGGAGACAGCTTAAAGTTTGGCTGTTTAGTTTTACTACATAAAATCCTTCTACAGAATATATCGgtatgatgaaaaaaaaacacaaagaaacatttAGGTTGTAGTGTTAGTGTTGTAGTGATTGAATGTGAACACCTGCTTAACAGATAAGGTACCTACTGCTGGTATATAGTGCTGGTAAATCCAGCAATTTAGTGTATTTTCACTGCTTTCAGAACAGGCAGATCTAAATAAACGACTTTTATTTTCTAGAGACCATAACTAGCACATTCTGTCAAATTAAGACATAAATTATGGCTTAGGAACAAATTTGACAAGATTCCCAACTATAGATTGTTTATTTATAGCATATTAGTGTTTGATATGCATAGAAAATATAACAGAATCTATTTTTTCTAAATCTAACTGTGTAAATTAATTTCCATCATTCCAATGGATAACTTATTCCTATTACATTCAGTGACATATGGAGGATCTAATTCTATCAGTATATCTAAAGTTCAGTAAGGCATTGCAGGATTTATATTGAGTTTTTTGTCATTCCTGTGATATAGTATGTTGTGTGCGTTTACTGGTTTCTTTATGTGCGCATGCAGAAGTATTTATGACACCAATGATAAGGCTTCCTGTTCAAAGCCTCGGCATGCAGAGACGAGATGGAGACCTTGAGATAACTAGAACTATGTTACCTCATGCAGAAGCGGCCCGCTTTTCAAAAGAAACACTCGATTGACTCGTGACTGGATTCAGAAGTTGTCCACACTGTGGCAAGAGTAAAAGAGGAAAGAAGATGTGATCTTCACTCAGAAGCGGACACAGCCACTAGTTTCTTCTGAGCTGTCAAAGTCGCTTCCTTCGCACAGGGACTCCTTCAAGAaacgaaaagagaaaaaaccctCAGTGACATTCACAAGTCAGTTTTCTGCAGCAGCACATTCTCAACTAACAAGCCACTAACAGCGACATAGTCCAGAAGTTGTGTTTTGAGACAGCTCCATTAGTATTTTATCAATATCTAATTAAGGTTTAATTATATAGTGCGTTTCTAAAGTATAATCTTATATACTCAACAAACACCACTGGATTTTCATGATATAATACATGTTGAATAGTCGTCTCTCATTAGTTTTAATAAAATTGACTGCATCTATTAAAATACCAAAGAATCAGTATATGACAAAGTGTTTCTGATAAGGTCGCTGTGATGAAACAAAGCTGATATCAACTTTCACTGTGCAAAGGTAATGGAAGATTAGAGAACCCAAAGACTGATAACCACAAAGAATAGACCACTGCGGCAACATATACCAATATGGGTTACAATGAAATGAGTTGAAATACGGCAATCAAAGGTTGACAACAAGTTTCCAAAAATACTTACAGACAGCTGCCTCCTATCCGAGTCTGTAAAGACGGGGTTGGAGCAAGAGaaggaagggagagagagaaagacagatagAAATGTGGAGAGGGACTGAAGCACTACACCCACAACGCAAGGCCAACAAGTACACAACACATACAAATATGaatatgcattttaaaatgttaacatttttaaactgaagTGGTTAATGTATTTGGGggaataaattatattttttagcAGAAAGCTGACATTTCACAGATTATTTTGGGGTTTTAATCAAACTGAATCATCACTTTGGGTTTTTTAACAGTTATGAGATGATTAGAATGTGCGTCTGTCTCtctgatgtttgtgtgtctttttctTAACTCCACAAGGAGCTTTCCTTAGTAAAGAGTAGACATGCTGTTCTGCATATTCAAGCTGTCAGCAGCCTGGCGGTGAGGCAGACGTCATGCAGCACAAACATATGACAGAAACAACATTTGAAGAAAGGAGCAATCCATTCAAGACCCAAAACATGCCCTGAGAGGAAAAGATAGATGGTGGAGGTGGATGTCATGTATGCTGATTGCAACACAGACACCAAAATTATCAAGAGGATCCAAAACTGAGGTGAGAAAATGCCAAACACATGATTACAACTGTGGCGGGACCAATTACGGAAAGACGGTGTGATTTAGAGGGGGATCCTTTAACTATCTCACTAACTTGGCTTTGCCGTTCCTCTGGCATCAAAGCGGATGGGGTGGGGGCAAGCGGTAGCCAGGGCTGGTTGCCTGCGCTGTAGAGCCTGGGCCGCTTGACCTGGTCATGACTGGACAGGGGAGTGTAACTATTCCGGCGATGTATGAGAGTAGAGTCCTTCGGGATTTTACCCTGGTAGAAAATGAGATACTGCAGGTGTTAAACGAaaaagatctttaaaaaaacaacaccagGGGGCACCTGACGAGGAACAGcccaaaaaattaataaaaaaaatgctgcactCGCCAAACTGATCCAAAGCAAAAGGTAAGGAACTGCTTCCACCCACAAAACATCAGTCAACAGCAAAAGCACAGCCCTGATTGCACAGGACAAAAACCCCACCTGCTTCAACCAAAACCATGACAACACTGGACCTAAACAAGTCAGATAAAACTGCCTTCACAGAAAATTCATAATCTTAATATGAGGACAGACAGTAGAGTAATGACAAAGATGAGATCATCCAAGCAAAAATAAGCATGCTCAGCAATGTCTTCCTTCAAGGTAAAATATCACTTAACATTCACAGGCTCATAGAGCAAGCCAAGCTGAGGAATTAAGGCTAAAGGTAAAAGTGGTTACAAGACAAGGATATAAGGAAAGGAGGCAAGGAAGCAAAGCCTAATATATACAGGGGGTAAGGTGTGATTGTGCCAAATGAACAGACACAACAAACAACAGCGCATCTTAAAATTATATGCTGAGATTCAGTGACCAATTTAGTGCGAGTAAACAATATGCATATTTTACAAATGATCAACTTTAAACATTCAATGGAACAGTGATGTTCGCCTACTTGTGCAGCtatgtgattttcttttccgCTCATTTCAGAGCAACTTACAAGAGGCCGGTCTCGGTGCGTGTTTACTGCCTCCACATTCAGATAAAACATTTCCACTTTACAACCTACAAGATAATAGACAATACATTTACATTATCTTCTCACGTTGCCTTATGTTGTTACAGTGTAGCGATCATCAGGTAAAGACTTACCGTATGCAACAGGGGTGAGCTTGAGAATTGTGTGCAGTGGACATTTCATGTATGGAAGATCCTctgtgaaatgaaataaatagcaTACGGGTTCATCATTGTCTGCTTGTGTTGTCTGtagcatgtgtgtatgtttgtttttatctcaCCTGCACCCTTGTCCAAGAAGTAAGCCAGGAGACAGCGCATCACAGCCTGATGGCAGATGACCAGCACATTGCCTTGTCTCTCTAATTCCATAATAACCGGCTCCAAGCGCTGAACCAGATCTTGGTAGGACTAATGAGCAACAAAAGATCATTCTGGGCTCAATTGCTAACACTTGAAAGGAAATTAACCTTCACAGCTTGAACAACACTGGTAGAGAAAGAAAGCTGAATAACAAAGCAGAATAAAACTACTGCCGCTGTGGCTGCTGATCAGACGCTTTATTGTGAGTAGTAGTTCAGGTTACCTCTCCTCCTGGGTAGCGATAATGATATTTGTCTTGATCCCTCAATGCAAACTCCTCTGGGAATGTCTCCTGGATCATCTCGTAGGTCATCTCCTCACAAACACcctggaaaaggaaaacaaatcatTTATCCTCACGTCACAGCCCACGATGAAAAGAAATGTTTCAGCACAAtttgaaatctaaaaaaaacataactggATAATTTCCcttgataaaatatataaatgtctCCAAAGAGCTAAGCCAGTTTCAAATATAATAAAGCCCAGGAAACATAAGGTGATCTTGAAGGTTAGTGAAAAATGGAGACCGATTTCATCCTCAGAAAACAGTCATCATTTAATCCTTTGATTTCATACTGTGAATAAATAATGACTTATTTCATGTGACCTAGATCTTTTCAAAGTGTTATAACCCTTTTTATTCTCCTCCGGATGCTGCTTTGACATTAAATGTGATCAAAGGGGCTGAAAATTTCGTTTGTCTTTGACTCTTACCTCTATGCAAACATATTTTATAAGTGTCTTGGAAATAACAGCATAAAGTTTCCATTATTACAAACCAGAGGTCTAGCTGTAAAAATTGCTATAGCTGTGGAGGGTACTGACAGCATCAATCTCATTGAGGATTTTCCACTGTTCATAAGGCACGCCAAGCTCTTCCGCTGTCTGGATCGTCCTTCTCAGTTGGCTCGTCCACACCTTCAAATCTGACAGCTTGTGTTCATCAATGAAACCACGCAGAGCGTGGGCGAACTGGGAtgtgagagaaagggagaggctTCAATTTATCCCTCATTAAGGGCATTTCTTGCTTTATTAGACAGATATTCACCAGTGAGAGTGAAGAAAATAGGAAATTGAGAGGATTAAATCCAATAAAGGTCACAATTCTGGAGTGCATGATATTGCAGTTTAAGAACATCTTATCCCAGTAGCTATCTTCTCTTCAGAAACTGGCTCAACAGTTCATTAAATGAGCATTAACAGAGTGAACGTGCAAAAATCCTACCTGTTTCCCACGAGGGGAAAGTTCAGAATCTCCTCCGATGCGTCCTTCAACATTGTGTTTGCTCTCTCCGTGTCGACACAGGTAGATGGAGTGAGAGTGCACATGGATGTTCATGAGGTAGTAGACGATCTTGCTCTGGATGTAGTCCTGCACCCGGTTCACCAGAAAACGCTGGCCCACGTTTATAACCTTGATAAAAGAAAGGTCCCTGCAAATGCCAATGCAACACACCAGTGATTTACTGTCGCCATCTAGTGTTTATTTACTAATTTACAAGGTCTAATTCTGCCAATATAATAACTTTACTGTTTGGATTAATAAGAATACTTTGGAGGAACAATAAATGGTAAAGATTCAAATAATGAAAAGCAGTTCATACTTGTCATAGTCATCAGGATCTAAAGGTTGGTAAGTGACCTTGTAGCACTCAATCCGCTTCAGGAAGTCATCCAtaactctctctctgtgtctctcaggGTAGTCTGGACTCGAAACCTTCACTTCCTATTATGGTTaacacattcaaacaatattaGTATCCAGTTCAGTTCTTACATAACGCTGCAGATGGTGTGAATATTAATAGGTAATGGAGTTTGACCCAGACAAAGTCACAGTCAAAGGTTAAATTCATTTAGGTGAGATCATACCAGGATATTAGCAGCAATGACTTCGGGGTCATCACACACCGACTCCACAAAGAACACCTGTCAGAAAGATGGAAACTCAGAGTCAACGTACGCTAAACATTCCTGAAACTGACAATCAATTGTTTTATAACAACAAATTTTACATTGCCATGAACTTAGACAAGAACTTACACAAATACAGCGTAATTAGCATCAACAAAAAACACGACACATAGATTATGAATTAGTGAGCTTTCCACATGCAGAAAGGCAAATTTAGCTCACTGAGTTTGACTTTTTCCAGTCTTAAACACAGACTGGTAGAACTGGTAGCTTCAAATCTACAgagaagagagggagagcgatCCTGGATAGCTTTATTTTCCCAAATGTTATCTATTCAGTTAACAGCACCTGTGAAGTTTGAAAGCCTCACAGTTTAAATTCTGTGAATTTTTGACATCTAATAATAAATATGCTAAATGTTTGAAAGgtgattttattaaaattattctgAAATTTTTACAAAATTTGTAgatattgtttttttgtagttCATTAGCCTCTTTTCTTTTACTCTTCTAGctgtttcttactttttaataaatgtgttgctcccatcaaattcaaaatgagctcatattttctgtgaaataataaatgtttaaatgcttGATATGTTTTGCAATTcagtttttaatttaacttGACTTTTTCAAAATTGGGGTTGTGCATTGAAACTCTTTGTGTAATGTATAAATTGAGCTCATGTAACCTCTGATTGATGATAGCACGTATACTGAACAGAAACCCACAAGGATTAATTAAAGATGGTGATTCAACAGGATCTTGGGAAATAAAGGTCAGTTCAATAATGCTGTTTCCCCCCATGGCGATCGCGCTGTTCAGcaaaataaatgtgataaatgtaaaGACTTTTCCATGGCTTCAAGTAATAACTCCAATCTgcacaatacattttaaaagtcccCACTGGgatataaatgtgtaaaaatagcaAATAATTTCACCTTAAAAGCATTCTCCTTCACAAAATCTTGAATAAGGTCTCGtcgttctcttgttgtgtttgttgcatcaaaaacctgaaaaaaaaagggcaaaaacaaagacaatatTTGTTTGCTCTCTGTGAAATGTTTGTAGGACAGCGTAGGATTAAGACTATCCCAATGCCAGATGTTTTTCTGTTCTGGGTATTTAAAGGAAACGAGCCAACATCGAGACGCCATGTCAATAGAGAAGCATGCACATAAAGACTGAGACACTCACAGCAATCTGACCTCCCTCCTCTGTCAAGTACGCCTTCACATCTTGCAGCGCTACCAGAGCACACTGCCTGCAGCAGAGAAAGCAAACATAGCAGCAGCCAACTATAAAAACCAGATTTACTGAAATCCACCATCATCAAAGTTCACATTCTAGTGTCAGTGTCagaaatctgaaaatgttaCAGTAATACATTGTAGATTTCATGAAAAAAAGATTCTTTGtagccccccccccacccaagTTTTGGATTACAGCTTTCTTCTGTGCATCAAATACAATGGTAAActgaaaaccccaacaattacaagacatgaaaaacacacatttttaaaatcacaaaaaaatgtttcccATCTGTCGGCAGTAGGGTTTAGTCACTGACCCAGTTCAATTATCATGTGCAAGAGTTATGTGGTACACAGTGGTAGATTTCTCCTCCAATAAAATGCAGGCATATAGAGTTTAATTTGTTCTGCTTGAaggctgacaaaaaaaaataaaaaatcagctgCAATGTGTCTTTCCTCAAACAATACAATTTGGAGGTGTATTTTATCTATTTGGAGGGAGGAATGTTGGaaggcacaaaacaaaacagcattgaTTACcataaatgattttaaaaatacatttgttgGTGTTCTTGTTGAGTGTTAAATCAAAATGTTTGTCATTTAGCCAGAGCTTCTAGTCTTGTCACCTTAAGAGTTGAAGCTAAGGGACTGCTGGTGGTAGCTTTAAACACTATactgcaatatatatatatatataattataataataatctaaataataatactaatattaataataacaataggtaaaataacatgaaattataatgcaaattaCAATTAGCATGAATCAGGAGGATAACATTTTAATGAAGTATTTAAACAGCACATATTCATAAGGTTCACTGGTTAAGGCTAAATTAtcagcagaaaaaaagttttatatCTAAatcctcacagcaagaaggtcctgtgtTGAAATCCAAAACATTAAACTGGCCTTTCCTCAGGGTGCtccaacttcctcccacagtccaaagacatgcatctTAGGTTACTCTGTGATTGTAGATTGATTTTAGGTTCGGATGTGAGCCTGAACGGTTGTCTATCTTTCCGTATTAGCAAAGTGACAGACTGGTATCCAGCAGagaattggataagcagttaagaaactgatggatgaatggcaagaaaaaaaaatggtacCAAAAACAGAAATTTCAGAGAGGTTTCTttgtttgattaaaaaacagGCTATTCCCAGAGGGAACGCAGAGGGTTGACAGAAAAAATTACTCACATTTCCTTAATTGAACAGTGCAAAGGTTTTGAGGTGCTTTGGTTGCTACAATGGGAGACTTTCTATTGGCAGACAGGCAActtaaacaataaaagcaattCTTCTGATTGCTACTTGATTGGAGTGAGCTTCTTTTTTacagcaggacaatgacccaGAGCTCCAAACTATGGAAAAGCTATTCCTAAAAGAAGCAGTGAGCTGGCAATCTGCGTGTAATAGAGTGGCCAGAACAGTCAAAGGATCTTAACTCTTTTGAGCTGTTGTGGGAACAGGTTGATTGTGCAGTGCAAACATTTATCTAACTCGTGGGAGGAAATTCAGGAAGCATGGGGTGAAATTTCTCCAGATTAATTAACAGCTTGAATACAAAAGGTGTACAAACCTGTGATTACTGCCAATGGATAACTCTTTATACAAAAGGAG of Maylandia zebra isolate NMK-2024a linkage group LG5, Mzebra_GT3a, whole genome shotgun sequence contains these proteins:
- the pfkfb2b gene encoding 6-phosphofructo-2-kinase/fructose-2,6-bisphosphatase 2 isoform X1 is translated as MSSTQRDNGSANSTEAKKTDPRVNEKKCSWASYMTNSPTVIVMIGLPARGKTYISKKLTRYLNWIGVPTKVFNLGVYRREAVRAYKSYDFFRHDNEEAMKIRKQCALVALQDVKAYLTEEGGQIAVFDATNTTRERRDLIQDFVKENAFKVFFVESVCDDPEVIAANILEVKVSSPDYPERHRERVMDDFLKRIECYKVTYQPLDPDDYDKDLSFIKVINVGQRFLVNRVQDYIQSKIVYYLMNIHVHSHSIYLCRHGESKHNVEGRIGGDSELSPRGKQFAHALRGFIDEHKLSDLKVWTSQLRRTIQTAEELGVPYEQWKILNEIDAGVCEEMTYEMIQETFPEEFALRDQDKYHYRYPGGESYQDLVQRLEPVIMELERQGNVLVICHQAVMRCLLAYFLDKGAEDLPYMKCPLHTILKLTPVAYGCKVEMFYLNVEAVNTHRDRPLGKIPKDSTLIHRRNSYTPLSSHDQVKRPRLYSAGNQPWLPLAPTPSALMPEERQSQVSEIVKGSPSKSHRLSVIGPATVVIMCLAFSHLSFGSS
- the pfkfb2b gene encoding 6-phosphofructo-2-kinase/fructose-2,6-bisphosphatase 2 isoform X4; translated protein: MSSTQRDNGSANSTEAKKTDPRVNEKKCSWASYMTNSPTVIVMIGLPARGKTYISKKLTRYLNWIGVPTKVFNLGVYRREAVRAYKSYDFFRHDNEEAMKIRKQCALVALQDVKAYLTEEGGQIAVFDATNTTRERRDLIQDFVKENAFKVFFVESVCDDPEVIAANILEVKVSSPDYPERHRERVMDDFLKRIECYKVTYQPLDPDDYDKDLSFIKVINVGQRFLVNRVQDYIQSKIVYYLMNIHVHSHSIYLCRHGESKHNVEGRIGGDSELSPRGKQFAHALRGFIDEHKLSDLKVWTSQLRRTIQTAEELGVPYEQWKILNEIDAGVCEEMTYEMIQETFPEEFALRDQDKYHYRYPGGESYQDLVQRLEPVIMELERQGNVLVICHQAVMRCLLAYFLDKGAEDLPYMKCPLHTILKLTPVAYGCKVEMFYLNVEAVNTHRDRPLTRIGGSCLSPCAKEATLTAQKKLVAVSASE
- the pfkfb2b gene encoding 6-phosphofructo-2-kinase/fructose-2,6-bisphosphatase 2 isoform X2 → MSSTQRDNGSANSTEAKKTDPRVNEKKCSWASYMTNSPTVIVMIGLPARGKTYISKKLTRYLNWIGVPTKVFNLGVYRREAVRAYKSYDFFRHDNEEAMKIRKQCALVALQDVKAYLTEEGGQIAVFDATNTTRERRDLIQDFVKENAFKVFFVESVCDDPEVIAANILEVKVSSPDYPERHRERVMDDFLKRIECYKVTYQPLDPDDYDKDLSFIKVINVGQRFLVNRVQDYIQSKIVYYLMNIHVHSHSIYLCRHGESKHNVEGRIGGDSELSPRGKQFAHALRGFIDEHKLSDLKVWTSQLRRTIQTAEELGVPYEQWKILNEIDAGVCEEMTYEMIQETFPEEFALRDQDKYHYRYPGGESYQDLVQRLEPVIMELERQGNVLVICHQAVMRCLLAYFLDKGAEDLPYMKCPLHTILKLTPVAYGCKVEMFYLNVEAVNTHRDRPLGKIPKDSTLIHRRNSYTPLSSHDQVKRPRLYSAGNQPWLPLAPTPSALMPEERQSQTRIGGSCLSPCAKEATLTAQKKLVAVSASE
- the pfkfb2b gene encoding 6-phosphofructo-2-kinase/fructose-2,6-bisphosphatase 2 isoform X5, which codes for MDDFLKRIECYKVTYQPLDPDDYDKDLSFIKVINVGQRFLVNRVQDYIQSKIVYYLMNIHVHSHSIYLCRHGESKHNVEGRIGGDSELSPRGKQFAHALRGFIDEHKLSDLKVWTSQLRRTIQTAEELGVPYEQWKILNEIDAGVCEEMTYEMIQETFPEEFALRDQDKYHYRYPGGESYQDLVQRLEPVIMELERQGNVLVICHQAVMRCLLAYFLDKGAEDLPYMKCPLHTILKLTPVAYGCKVEMFYLNVEAVNTHRDRPLGKIPKDSTLIHRRNSYTPLSSHDQVKRPRLYSAGNQPWLPLAPTPSALMPEERQSQVSEIVKGSPSKSHRLSVIGPATVVIMCLAFSHLSFGSS
- the pfkfb2b gene encoding 6-phosphofructo-2-kinase/fructose-2,6-bisphosphatase 2 isoform X3, with protein sequence MSSTQRDNGSANSTEAKKTDPRVNEKKCSWASYMTNSPTVIVMIGLPARGKTYISKKLTRYLNWIGVPTKVFNLGVYRREAVRAYKSYDFFRHDNEEAMKIRKQCALVALQDVKAYLTEEGGQIAVFDATNTTRERRDLIQDFVKENAFKVFFVESVCDDPEVIAANILEVKVSSPDYPERHRERVMDDFLKRIECYKVTYQPLDPDDYDKDLSFIKVINVGQRFLVNRVQDYIQSKIVYYLMNIHVHSHSIYLCRHGESKHNVEGRIGGDSELSPRGKQFAHALRGFIDEHKLSDLKVWTSQLRRTIQTAEELGVPYEQWKILNEIDAGVCEEMTYEMIQETFPEEFALRDQDKYHYRYPGGESYQDLVQRLEPVIMELERQGNVLVICHQAVMRCLLAYFLDKGAEDLPYMKCPLHTILKLTPVAYGCKVEMFYLNVEAVNTHRDRPLGKIPKDSTLIHRRNSYTPLSSHDQVKRPRLYSAGNQPWLPLAPTPSALMPEERQSQESLCEGSDFDSSEETSGCVRF